One segment of Streptomyces sp. NBC_01463 DNA contains the following:
- a CDS encoding phytanoyl-CoA dioxygenase family protein gives MDDKTLVSRFLRDGFVKLKGAVAPRVAEHCARLLWRETGCDPDDPATWTQPVHRVAGMAQGPFAAAPNSPALHHAYDLLVGAGRWEPRYSLGTFPLRFPHEDEPDDAGWHIEGSYLPEGETWYFTNLRSRGRALLMLFLFSEVGEEDAPTRIRVGSHLDVPKVLEKYAEEGADGPTLAPDLVAASAHRPLALATGSPGDVFLCHPFLVHAAQPHHGRRPRFMAQPPLMPAAPYELERADGAYSPVETAIRRGLGRDVPGPGGGGTDRGDG, from the coding sequence ATGGATGACAAGACCCTGGTGTCCCGCTTCCTCCGCGACGGCTTCGTGAAACTGAAGGGCGCCGTGGCGCCGCGCGTGGCCGAGCACTGCGCGCGGCTGCTGTGGCGGGAGACCGGCTGCGACCCTGACGACCCGGCGACCTGGACACAGCCCGTGCACCGGGTGGCCGGCATGGCGCAGGGCCCGTTCGCCGCGGCGCCCAACTCGCCTGCCCTGCACCACGCGTACGACCTGCTCGTCGGCGCGGGGCGGTGGGAGCCGCGGTACTCGCTGGGCACGTTCCCGCTGCGCTTCCCGCACGAGGACGAGCCGGACGACGCGGGCTGGCACATCGAAGGGAGCTATCTGCCGGAGGGTGAGACCTGGTACTTCACCAATCTGCGCTCCCGGGGCCGGGCCCTGCTGATGCTGTTCCTGTTCAGCGAGGTGGGTGAGGAGGACGCCCCGACGCGTATCCGGGTCGGCTCGCACCTCGACGTACCGAAGGTGCTGGAGAAGTACGCGGAGGAGGGGGCCGACGGACCGACGCTCGCCCCCGACCTGGTGGCGGCCTCCGCCCACCGCCCGTTGGCCCTCGCCACCGGGTCCCCGGGCGACGTGTTCCTGTGCCACCCCTTCCTGGTCCACGCGGCACAGCCCCACCACGGACGGCGGCCGCGCTTCATGGCCCAGCCGCCACTGATGCCGGCCGCCCCGTACGAACTGGAGCGGGCCGACGGAGCGTACTCACCGGTGGAGACGGCGATCCGCCGGGGCCTGGGACGGGACGTCCCCGGTCCGGGAGGGGGTGGCACCGACCGCGGTGACGGATAG